A stretch of DNA from Piliocolobus tephrosceles isolate RC106 chromosome 21, ASM277652v3, whole genome shotgun sequence:
CGAAGTTGCAGGAGCGAGCGCGCGGGGGCGGGCGCCGGGGCCTCTTCCGCGCCCCAGGCCTCCTCCGCCAATTGCCGCTGCACCACGAGCGGAGGCAAGTCCCTCGGCGCGGCCGTCGGCTCTGGCTCCGGGTCCGAGTCGGTCTCTGCGGCCTCCCCAGCCACCCGCAGCCCCGTGGGGCGGCCGCGCGTCGGGCCCGAGGGACCCAGGTACAGCTCCTCCTCCTCCGACGAGGACACAGAGGGCTCGGAATCCGTCTCGGTCGCCTCCCCAGGCACCACCGTCTCCGGCCTCCGCAGGGGCCTCCGCCGACGACCCTGGGACGCCATGGCGCCGAGCTAGGGGAGAAGAGCGAAGGGACTGCACGTGAGACGGGCGCCGCGGTGGATAAAAGGCGCAGATCCTGGATTCCCAGCCCCTTTGCTGATTCTCTTAACGACTTGGGGTCAGTTGCTCCCcctgtctgggcctcagtttcctcttctgtaaactgGGTGATGATGGGGGTTACTGGACCCCAGGCTCTTCAGcgtacagatggggaaactgaagacCAGCTCCATCAGGGATCTGGGGCCCGAGTTCCCGGAGTCCCAAGCCGAGCTCTTCACGAATTTGCCTCCTAGTAGCGGCCACACCCTCCACCTGGTCCACCATGCCAATCTCAGACCCGGAAGCACTCGGGCCCTTGAGCTGCTCGGGACCAGTGCCAGAGTCGCAGAAAGGATGACAGTCCGACTGGACTCCGCTGGGGGCACTCATGGGATGGGGGAAGCGCTATAGCCAAAGACCGTACCCGGCAGCTGACGCTCCGAGCCTGCGGGATCCTCTTCCTAGCCGGAGTGCCGAGTCCTCACCGTGGCAGCTGAAGGGCTGCGATCTCGACCAATAGGGGAGCGGGTTGGGCGGGCATTAGCAGCCAAGTCACGTGGATTCGCTCGGCTACCAATCAGGATGCAAGTTCTCAGCATCAGCTTTGAGGGAGCATGCAGAAGATCACATGAATGGAGGAACTGCCAATAGAGAAGCTGCTGGGCCGGCTTTTCCAGGTTGTGCGACGAGGAAAGTCTGGAGTGGACAACTAGGGATTTTAAAAGCCGCGTAATTTGACCAATAGGAATGCTCGAGAACCCGGAAATAGGGAAGGGACGGCAGCAAGGGCTGAAGATGTTGTCACGTGTGGCCAGAGGCGTAGTAGGCCCGCCCCCAGTATCCCAGGCTCACGCGCACACCACATGAGCCCGAGGTGGGGAGGCGGGGCTAGTCTAAAACACCAGTGGAAGCGGGAGTAGGAGGGCTCGCGCCGTGACTTGAGAGGCGTGGCTTACCAAGCCTGGCCAATGAGAGCGGGAAGCGCTGGGCGCATCTTTAGGCGCGCGAGGAGGGCTCATGGCGGATACTGTGCTGTTCGAGTTTCTTCACACGGAGATGGTGGCGGAGCTGTGGGCTCACGACCCCGACCCCGGCCCGGGGGTGAGCGCCGGGTCCCGTGGGGAGGAAGCGGGGTCCACCACGGTAACGCCTCGGGGAGAGCGGAGGGCCTGTCAGGCGTCCGGGTTCGAACCCCGACCCAGCCCCGGCCTTGCAGGGCAACGTCTGGCGCTGGCTTCCTCCTCTGGAAAGTGGGGTTCGCGACGGTGCCGGCTCGGGGTTATTGCTAAATTGAGCGAGATGACTCAATTGAGCGAGATGACTCAGTTGAGCACTTAGCTCACGGCCTGAGTAAGCGGCAAGTAATCATAATAATGCTGTTACTGGGCGTGTGCTGAGGACTCGGCACTCACAAGGTGTGCGACCCAATGACTTAATCTTTGTGTGTcctagttttctcttttgtaaaatgagcaTCATAACGTACCTGAGCCTCAGCATGGGACATTTATTCATGCGACACCCACTTATTGAGTGTCTtgtattccaggcactgttctaagacaGAATCCCTGTCCTCGTGAAGCTTACATTTCACTAGGGGAGTCAAATAACAAACTGAAATATGCCggttgggtgctgtggctcacgcctgtaatcccagcactttgggaggctgaggcggtcggatcacctgaggtcaggagttcaagaccagcctggccaacacggtgaaaccgtctctacaaaaattagcggagcatGATGtcgagtacctgtaatcccagctactctggagtctgagacaggagaatggcttgaatctgggaggcggaggttgcagtgagccaagattgtgccattgcactccagtctgggcgacagagcgagactcgtctcaggaaaagaaaagagatggggttttgccatgttgcccaggctggtcttgaacccctagactcaagtgattcttccgcctgggcctcccaaagtactgggattacaggcgtgaactaccacgaCTGGCctgggatatgtgtgtgtgtgtgtgcgcgcatgacAGGGTCCTGATCGGTTGTCCAggctgcctggagtgcagtgatgcaatcatggctcactgctacctcaacctcctaggttcaagcgatcatcccacttctcagcctcccaggtagctgggaccacaagcgcagCTGGCGCCACcactactggctaatttttgtatttttagtagaaatggggttttgccgtgttggccaggctggtctcagaacaCTCGACCCCAGGCGATGcatgtgccttggcctcccaaagtgctgggattataggcgtgagctaggGCACATggcctttttttgtctttgtttttgtttttgagacggagttttgctcttgttgcccaggctggagtgcaatggcacaatcttggctcaccacagcctccgcttcctgggttcaagtgattcttctgcctctgcctccggagtagctgggattacaggcatgtgccaccatgcccagccaattttgtgtgtttagtagagatgggatttctccatgttagtcaagctggtcttgaactcctgacctcaggcgatctgcctgccttggcctcccagagtgctgggattacaggcatgagccaccatgcccatccttgttttctttttgagatggggggtctcgctctgtcacccatgctggagtgtagtgttgcaGTGTTGGCTCCCTGCATCGTCCACCTCAAAGGCTCATgcgtagctaattttttttttttttttttttttttttgagacagagtcttgctcgtcacccaggctggagtgcagtgacgcagtctagactcactgcaagctccgcctcccaggttcacaccattctcctgcctcagcctcccgagtagctgggactacaggcacccaccaccatccctggctaattttttgtattttttttttttaagtagagacggggtttcactgtgttagccaggatggtctccatcttctgacctcgtgatccacccgtctgggcctcccaaagtgctaggattatgggtgtgagctactacgcctggccaattttttttttttttatgtttagtagagatgggggtttcaccatcttagccaggctggtctcgaactcctgacctcgtgattcacccacctcagcctcccaaagtgctgggattacaggcgtgagccactgtgcctggccatgtaagacatttTTATTGGCTCTGGTTTCCTTCTAGGATTAGAAGCCCCAGGGAGGATGTTGCTTGTTACCATCTCGACATACAGATATAAACCTGTCATAAATTGAAAACATCATAAAtcgaccaggcgcagtggctcaagcctgtaatcccagcactttgggaggccgagacgggcggatcacgaggtcaggagatggagaccatcctggctaacacggtgaaaccccgtctctactaaaaaatacaaaaaactagccgggcgaggtggcgggcgcctgtagtcccagctactcgggaggctgaggcaggagaatggcgtaaacccgcgaggcggagcttgcagtgagctgagatccggccactgcactccagcctgggcgacagaacaagaccctgtctcaaaaaaataaaagaaaacatcataaatcaaaaatgcatttagCCAGCTGTGGcgacttgcacctgtaatcccagctactcaggaggcagaggtgggaggatcacttgaggcccagtgttcaagactagcctgggcaacatagcaagaccccacctctaaattttaattttttaatttttatttatgtatgtatttatttatttattttcgagacagagtctcgctctgtcgcccaagctggcgcaatcttggttcactgcaagctccgcctcctgggttcacgccattctcccacctcagcctcctgagtagttgggactacaggtgcccaccaccactcctggctaattgtggattgtggtttgtttgtttttttttttttttgtatttttagtagagacggggtttcaccatgttagccaggatggtttcaatctcctgacctcgtgatctgcctgcctcggcctcccaaagtgctgggattacaggcgtgagccactgcgcctggccaagaaatttttaaaattagctgggtgtgatgacctGTGCCTATACTACCAGcaactcgggagcctgaggtgggaggatcgcctgggcccaggagttcaaggctgcagtgagctatgatcatgccactgcaccccagcctgggtgacagagtgagaccctgtctctaaaaaatcaTGGGGATTACTCAGTGAGCCATCAAAAATTTTTGTCCTCCTGGAGCTTTGTCATCATTGGAGGAGACAGACAAGTAAATGAGTAAAGTATCTGGTACATTGTGTAACTGCTATGAGGAAGATACAGCATGGCCTAGAGAGTATGCATCAGCCTGGGGGTGGGTAGTAATGTCTCAACACTCCATATCCTTCCTGGCCTTCAAACCAGAAACCCCGGAGTCCTGACACCTCCCTCACCTGCAACCCTGCCCCAGGCTCTGCCCAGTCTGCTGTCTAAATACCTTTCCCACGTGGCCCCTCCTCTGCCCTGGTCCAGCACTTTCCCCTCTGCTCCTGTTAAATGAGCCGGCTCCCTTCTCCCAGCCCATTCCACCTGTCCCATCTTCACCATGCTAAcacctattcatccttcagaTCTTAGCACAACAGTCCCTTCCTCAGGGATGCCTTCCCTGAGCCCCCAGTCAAATTTGGATCTCCTTTATACATTCTTCTGGTCTCCCTCTCCCACTTTTTTCTTGGTAGGCTTCATCATACTCAATAAGGatgtatctgatttttttttttttttttttttgagacggagtcttgctctgtcgcccgagctggagtgcagtggccagatctcagctcactgcaagctccgcctcccgggttcccgccattctcctgcctcagcctccggagtagctgggactacaggcgcccgccacctcgcccggctagttttttgtatttttagtagagacggggtttcaccgtgttagccaggatggtctcgatctcctgacctcgtgatccgcccgtctcggcctcccaaagtgctgggattacaggcttgagccaccgcgcccggcctgatttttttttttttaaagagagtcttgctctgtcacccaagctggagttcagtagcatgatcatagttcactgtagcctcacactcctgggctcaagtgatcctcccacctcagcctcctgagtaactaggagtgcacaccaccatgccctgctaattttgtttgtttgtttgttttttgagacagagtcttgctctgtcaccaggctggaatgcagtgactggatctcagctcactgcaagctccgcctcccgggtttatgccattcttctgcctcagcctcccgagtacctgggactacagacgcccgccacctcgcccagctagttgtttgtattttttagtagagacggggtttcaccgggttagccaggatggtctccatctcctgacctcgtgatccgcccgtctcggcctcccaaagtgctgggattacaggcttgagtcaccactgtgcctggcctctgctaatttttaaattttttgtagagatgggttctcacaatgttgcccaggctgcccttgaactcctgggctcaagcgatcttccggcctcagcctcccaaaaactcacacctgggattacaggtgtgcgccaccatgccctgccaggaTGCATCTGAATTGTGTATCTGTATGATCCTTTGATTCACATGCATCTCCCCCTGCCGGAGTGTACTTTGTGTGGGATGGGTCTGGGTGTGTATTGTTGACCACTATATGCCCTGGCTCGTAGTGGGTCCTCAGCGTGGACGTGTTGAGGAGGTGAATGCAGAGCCTGTGTCGTGGTGGGTGGGGATGGGTGGGAACTGAGATTCATTTGGTTTATGAGCAGTGCTagctgctccctccctccccccataTGAGTGCTTCCTGTGCGGACTCATGGCTTCTCACTTTTGATTTCATTTGATCTTCTGACGATCCAGAGAGGTTGGCATGGTCCTCCCTGATTTATAGATGAGGCGGCGGAGGCTTTGATGGACGGAGTTCCATGCTCtcaagtggcagagtcaggaccGCAACCAGGCCTCCCACTTCCAAAGCCTGTGCTGTAAACTCTCACTTGCATTTGCTGGTATTTGCCCTGGGAGGGATTTTAATGGGTTTCTGTGGTCAAGCGTGTGTGGGAAACTGGCTTACTCAGCTCTGCCTTTTAGAGCACATGAATGTGCCTGGGATCTTGGGCAGGGGTTCCCTACCCAGCTGCCACTACATTCCGATGCTGGAGTCCCACACCAGAGACTCCGACAAACCCGATTGGGGTGAGGCCTGAGTATCAGGCCTCAGAAAGCTCCCAGGTGGCTCTTGGTGCAGCCAGGGGCAAGAACTGCATCGTTTCCCCACAGTCCTTCCTCCTGCGGAGCCCCGTTTTTCAGGGGGCCCGTCATGAGAAACAGCTTCATTTCCTCAGTCCTTTCTCTTTATTGGCCCCACCTCCTCTCTTCATTCCTTCTCTTTGGCCCAAAAGGGTTCCTCTGAACCAGACGGGCCTCCCGTTTCCTGAGGGCGTCTGTGCAGTACTTGCACAGTGCTGACTGCATTTAGTCCTCAGGACAGCCCTCCCGATTCACAGAGGAGGGACCCATGCTTGGGAGAGGAAGGGACTTCCCGAGGCTATTCAGCAAGACTCAAAGGCAAAATTAGAACACAGGCTTCTGGCCTCAGGGCTTCTGGGTAGTGCAGGCCTGCCTTTCCCACCAGCTCCacagctccttgaggacagggatgGTGGCTTCTTCATCTCTGTCCCCACAGCACAGGTGCCCAGGAGCCATAGCCGGTGTGTAGGGCTTTTGTGACCTCCTATCCTGCCTGGTACAGTGGTTATTTGTGGCGGTTCTCCTGGGCTGTCACAGGTTGTGAACTGGAAGACCCGCCAAGAGAGGCCAGGAAGGCCTTTGTTCTCTAGGCAGGAGAAGCCCTTGGAGGAAGCGGCTGTGGCTTTTCTACCTCAGAGGCTTTGAAGATAAGGGAAGCCTTGGGCAAAGAGAGGATTCCTCTGAGTGCATGTAGTAAAGAGCTAAGGCAGTGTCACCCACTGTCTGAGACCAGGCCCGAGGTGCCCTGAGAACAGCCCTGCTGGGCCAGGCCTCCATCCACCATGCCTCGAGAGTGCACTTGGGCAGCCCCTTATCTGAGGAGGGTGTGGGGCGGGCGGAGCAGCTGTCAGATAGGTCCCTGCCCGGAATGCCGCTCTCCGAGCATCTGAGGCTGGGAGCCCCAGCGAGGCTCTCCTGGGAACTGGGGTTCCACCCCGAAGGCAGTGGGAACCATAGCAGGGTTTAAACTGAGGTGCACCTGGCTCATATTTACATTCTAGAAATGCCTCCCTGGCCACAGGAATGGACTGGATGGAGATTGGCCTGGGAAGGGCCCCGCTGCTGCAGGAGCTTAGGGCAGAGGCTGCGGCGGGCTAACCTTCTGGGCCGGCCAGGGGACGGGATGGGGAGTTCTGAGTGGGCGGAGGCAGGATCTGGACTTGCTCAGGGCGCCTTGCTGGATGAGGGAGGAGAGTTGAGGGCGACAGCGGGGAAGTCCTGCAGGCTTTTCGCACCCACCCCTCACTCACCCATCCATGTGCTAGCACTTCTCTCTCTGTGCTTTTCTCAACCAGGGCTGCTCCTTCCCTGGGTTCCCCACCACACccctgggcctggcacagagtggcTCTGCAAGTGGGCGTTGAACAGGGTCAGCCTCTGCCCAGGAGCTAGCAGGTGCCTAAAAAACAATGGAGGGGTAGGGCAGACACAAGAGACAGGAAGGGGCGGAGCACATGGCCCCCACCCGCCTCCCTCCCACTTCAGGGCAGAATGTTCTCTGTTCCCAAGTGTCTGAAGGggctttggtttgcattttccatTCATCCTCCTTAGAGCTCACCCCTCGGCTTCAGTCTGGACATGTGGATCTTCGTTTAGCTCAGGACATTTTTCTCCTGTGATCTCTGATGATTTCTTCTGCATTGTTCCCTGTATGTCCTGTAGGCACCGCAGGGAAGATTAGACTTCCTGCATCTCTTCCAAACATCTTGTagcttttctctcattttttcctccctcctgtttttcttcttgctgGGAGGTGTTATCTGTCTTACAGGTTTCTCTGCTATTCAATTCCCTTGTTAAAAAGTGTTGGTTTTGGCCACCATATTTGTTCATTTCCAGGAACTCTGCTTTGTGTCTGATTGATGCTTCCTGTGTGGTGGATGTCATTAGCACCGATACTGATGAGacttcctttctgcctttccttTCATCCGGTCTGTGTGTAAACTCAGCAGAGGCAGGTGTGGGGAGCCCCAGAAACACACCGGCTCTGGGCTGGGCTCTGGCAGATTCATATGAATGGGAGAGTCTCTGTCTGGCCAgcccttctgttttgtttttggtttttgttttgttttgtttgagacggagtctcttgtttgagacagagtcttgctctgtcgcccaggctggaatgcagtggcgtgatctcagctcactgaaacctccgcctcccgggttcaagcgatcctggtggctcagcctcctgaatagctgggattacaggtgcacgccaccacgcccggctaatttttgtatttttagtagagacagggttttgccatgttggccaggctggtctcaaactcctagcctcaagtgatcgtcccgccttggcctgccaaagtgctgggattacaggcgagagcccccacgcccagccccttctgtttttaaaaaagataaacccCTGACCTCTGAAGAGCTTTTGCAGTGACACGGGCATGGACACCACCAAGTCTCCCTGTGATGAGGTGGGTGGaggcttctcccttcctcctctgccctTTCTTCCCTGTCTCCTGCTCCTCCTTGGCCCCTCCCTTTTGCTGTGATTCTCCACATCCCTTTTCAGTTCAGCAGGGATCTGAATGGCCCCCGtcgagggctgggtgcagtggggcCAGCAGTCACACAGCCGTGTATCCAGCTGCTGCCACCTGCCAGTCACACCGCCACTGTGAGCAGGTGCTGCCATTAGCCCCGTGGCGCatgtggggagactgaggcatgagatgGTTGAATAatctgcccagggtcacacagccagtgagtggcagGGCCGAGACTCAAACCCAGGCGGTGTGAAGTTCGTGAAGGGAAAAGCTGAACTTGCTGGAACCCCTTCAGACTCCACGCTCCTGGCCTGGCTGATGGACCCCACTGACTCTCTACCCCGACTCACCCTTCCAGGGGCTGCCGTCATGGCTGTGACTTGGGCCTGGTGTGCCTTCACAGCCCACTCCCGCTGTTgaactcttcctcttccctccggCTCAGCGCAGTCGGGGTGCTTCCTAGGGATGGGCGGGCACCCTCGCAGCACGCCCTGCCTCCCTCTTGGCAGTCGCTGTGAGCATAGTGAAGCTGGTCATTGCATCTTTGCCCACTCCCCGGGTAAAACGCCAGCTCCCGCAGGGCAGGGACTGAGCCTGTGGCCCACTGTGGCTGACATTCAGGCAGCGTGGCCTGCGTTGACCCTCGGGTTGGCTGCACTTGCCTGCAGGGGAAAGTGCCCCCTCTGCAGTCCATTCTGAGGCCCCTTCCCTTCCCGCTTCTCACCCCTGCCTTGGCACATGCCCTTTGCTTGGAATGCCTGCCCCCTCTGGCCCTCTCCTGGAGGGCAGGCTCTGCCCGGCACTGCCCGGGCCCCTTGCACTCAGTCTCCCAGCCCTTCCTAGATTGTCAGTTGGCATCATCTGGGCACCTGTCAACCCCACCAGGCACGGTAGGTGAGCTCCTGGAGGACACCAAGAAATGTCTGTGGCATGAACGAGAGAGGGACATGAAGGTGCCCTTACGCGCAGGGACACAGATGTGTTCTGTCAGAGTGGAGCCAGGGCCCTACCTCCAGGAGCTGCGCTGCAGGAGGAGGTGACACAGGAGCCGCAGCCACCAGGCAGCGAGCTCTCGCCCGGGCTGTTCTAGGTGCTGGCTACAGGAGCCCACAGAACAGACCCCCTTCCTTCCTGGGGTCTTCCTCCAGCCAAGGGCTTCATCCCTCATTGGCTGGGGCCGTCTCCTCGTTTGACAGACATAGAGGCTGTGAATGATAATAAGTAAGGCTCCCAGAGCTGCCTTGAAGTACTCAGGTTGCCTTTACCAACCCTTACTCCTGGTGAGGATCCCGGAGGTAGCTGCCATTAATATTCCCCTCCTTTGGCCCAGGCGTGATGGttcacacgtgtagtcccagctacttgggaggcggaggtaggaggatcacctgaacccaggaggtagaggctgcagtgagcaaagatcatgccattgcactgcagcctgggtgacagaatgagaccctgtctcaaaaacaaacaaacaaaatgacccTCCTTtttacatgaggaaactgaggcacagacattCAACCACTGGCCCAGGTCCCACACATGGTAAGTGCTGGCCCAGGTCCCACAGGTGGTAAGTGCTGGGGTGGATCTGGACCCGGGCGGTGGTTCTGCACCTGCGCTGCTGGTAGTGCTGCTATGAAGGACCCACGGGCAGGGGTCTCTTCCCACCCTGTCTCTGTCACACACCTGCCCTTCTCCTGCAGTCATCGGCCCCTTCCCTGAGCCTCTGCTGTGTGGCCGGCCCTGCTGTGCCTGAGGACACCGGAGGAAAGCAGGTGGTGACACCAGAGGGAGCCAGTGCAACAGGAAGTCGTGTCATTGTcacccaggagggtgaggcctGGCAAGGGGCCAGGCAGAGGAAGGGACACCTTAGCTTCAGATATGGGCAACCTCAGCTCAGCACCTCCCCCATTCCAAGCGCTCCCCACTTCCATGAGGCCCTCAACAGCCACGGCTGTCACCCCACCCACCCTCCTATGTGGACCTGCTGGGGTGTGAAAGACAGCCCTGTGCTGAGGGTGCCTTGGATGGGTTCTTAACCTCGGAGCCCCAGTTTCCATCTGGAAATACAGCCTCCTGTGAGAGTGGAAAGGTAAAACAAGAGGGCTGTAGAAAACGCCTGCCGCACAGTTTGCTGGTCCTGGAATAACATTTTGTTGTGACATTGATGAGGAAAAACTACTGATTCCCGGGACCACTGTCTGGGTGGTGGTTGCAGGTTCTCCCTGTGCTGGTGCAGGTTCCTCTGGGCACTCCTTTCCTTGTGCATCCTTGGGGTGTGTCCGTTAGGTGAGCTCCCGGGTCTCCATGGGCCCAGCGTGAGTGATTAGGGACCTGTGTGTGCCCTGTGATGGGATGCCATCCTGTCCAGGGTCCATTCCTACTTTTGGCCCTGCCGGGACAGGCTCTAGCCCCCCAGGACCCTGAGCTGGAGGAAGTAAGTAAATGTCTTcctggttttttgtgttttttttttttttttttttttttctgagacggagtctctctctgccgcccaggctggagtgcagtgggcgcgatctcggctcactgcaacctccgccgcctcccaggttcaagcaattctcctgcctcagcctcccgagtagctgggactacaggtgcccgccacctcgcctggctacttttttgtattttttagtagagacggggtttcaccgtgttagccaggatggtctcgatctcctgacctcgtgatctgcccatctcggcctcccaaagtgctgggattacaggcttgagccaccgtgcccggccggttttttgttttttatttattttttaagacagggtcttgctctgttgcctgtgctggcgtacaggggcatgatcatggctcactgtagttgtgacctcctgggctcagacgatcctcctgcctcagcttcccaagtagctgggacacatgtgcccgccaccacgcatagctaactttcgtatttttttgtagagaaggggtttcgccatgtcgccaaggctggacttgaactcctgggctcagctgggcacggtggcccacgcctgtaatcccagcactttgggaggttgaggcgggtggatcacgaggtcaggagatggaggccatcctggctaacaaggtgaaaccctgtctctactaaaaatacaaaaaacttagtcgggcttggtggcgggcgcctgtggtcccagctacttgggaggctgaggcaggagaatgatttgaacctgggaggcagagcttgcagtgagccgagatcgcaccactgcactccagcctgggtgacagagggaaactccgtctcaaaaaaaaaaaaaaaaaaaaaaaaaacctcgggctcaagtgacccacaaagtgctaggattgcaggcatgagccaccatgcccagcttatcttacttgttttaatctttattttttttttttgagacagagtctcgcctttgtcgcccagactggagtgcagcgggatgatcttggctcactgacacctccgtctcccgggttcaagcaattctcctgcctcagcctcccaagtagctgggattacaggtgcctgccaccatgcccggctaatttttgtatttttagtagcgacagggcttcgccgtgttggccaggctggtcttgcactcctaacctcaggtgatccacctgcctcggcctcccaaagtgctagcattacaggagtgactcactgcacccggcctaatctTTCTCATATGTATGTgcagctcacatttatttcagtgtttaatattacgttttcattcttatttagaagtttggtgatgtttttgtacCAGAAACATGGCATTGGAACTTCACTCTTGTTTATGTTAATTAACCTGCGTGAAATTGGTTTCATCATATGTCATTTTGCTTAAAGCCGTAGTTTCCCAGAGCCCGTTGACAGCATTAGGTGAGGACTTACTGTGTCCTTTGTTGACGCACGTTGTCTCATCAGCCAGTCTATTAAGCACCACCCACATGCCAAGCCCTGTGTTGGCTGCCGAAGGCCGGATGTGAATTGATCAGCCTGGGTCCCCACCTTCACAGAGCTG
This window harbors:
- the BLOC1S3 gene encoding biogenesis of lysosome-related organelles complex 1 subunit 3, giving the protein MASQGRRRRPLRRPETVVPGEATETDSEPSVSSSEEEELYLGPSGPTRGRPTGLRVAGEAAETDSDPEPEPTAAPRDLPPLVVQRQLAEEAWGAEEAPAPAPARSLLQLRLAESQARLDHDVAAAVSGVYRRAGRDVAALAGRLAAAQAAGLAAAHSVRLARGDLCALAERLDIVAGCRLLPDIRGVPGTKPEQDPGPRA